TCGAGCTTAGCATAGTGTTGAGGTAAGAAAACCTAGGCAGTGCAAACATGATTTGCATGCTTTTAGGCATTCGAATAACATGGAAAAAGCTTCTGGCATGCTCAAGAGCCAACCCAGAGTTCTAAAAATAATGATCTCATTCAATGAGATAAGCGCTTGAATGTTGTTCCAGTCTCCATATGTCACTTGAGACACAGAACAAAATGTCAAGATCGCCAAATATGATTCTGATTAAACCGATTCACCTGTTAAGAATTCTAAATTGTCCATGGCTTCTGCAGGTTCAGAAAGAATTATACGGTTCACTTCCAAATGAAGGACTTGAAGTAAAGACAAGCATCCAACTGAAAATTTCATGGCAGATATCCAATTAAAATTTATTACCAGTCACTCGCCACAATAATGTCAAAGCTGTTGGAAAAGTCTTCCAGCTTGTCATGATTCCAGTGCAGCACCATTGGTTTCACGATTGAATCACCAAATGCACCGGAATTGGCATCAATACTACGCTGGATATCTAGATGTTAAGAAACCCACATTCAGCAGAACATGTGTAAAGCATTGAGGCGACATTTAGGTGGGAATAACAGAAATTTTAGTTGTGCTGCAAGCCATAATAGCATGGAACCAGTTACACAGGCAAGTTAATACAATAACTTCAAATTTACAATCATGAAAGCACAGAGCAGATGAATTTGCAGTAGCTAGTCATATACCCTATTCAACTTGATGATGACTAATCACAAAAAgccaaataaaattttgaactgGGGCAGACAAGCCAGAGGCACAGCCAACCTAATGCATAAAGATTTGTTCCACATCTCTAACAAGAAGAAATCAACAGGATACAATTGAAAACTTGAGGGTTTCCATCTGATATGATGACTTCTGTCGCTTGTGTCACCGCAGCAATAACTAAGCCAGCTAAGCCATAACCTGATCCCAGTTCTATTACTTTCTTACACCTAACAAAGTAGATTAGATGAAATGAAAAGAGAGAATACACAGAATTACATGATGGTAgcaaaagataaaaaagatGGACATGAAATAAGATATCTAACAAACCTGAACTTATCAGCATTTGACAAGCAATAGTAAGCAAGGACATCTTCTGATGGCCACTGACCTGTTGCACAAGAAGGTTAGAACACTGTACATGCAAACTACTACAAGAATATCAAGATTGCCAAACCTATTCAACTAATTAGTAGTAGTTTGGAAATGATGTACTGCTTGCAAGACTCTAATCATTTCACTGAGGGAGATAAGCAGAAGTCATTTATGAAGTGGAGAAGTGACTTAGACTATTAAAGTTCAAGACAGAAAAATATTTCACTGCAACAGTTCACATGAACATCATTACCATATAGCACTTAAAGCCTACATTGTAAAAAACTTATCCAAAACATGAAGCTTATTATTGTGACTCCGAAAAGACTTCAACAAAATTGATGAACTAATTGAATCCTTGAAACCACCAGAAATGCATTGTATCCTTAATTAGCTCCAATTcaacaaaaatttaaatgtgAACAACTAAAGTTGATTATTTATGCATCACATCACATTTCTGATCACTGACAAGGATTTGCATGGAGACTGATCAAGGACATAGGCTTATTCTCTATAACTAGGCTTTTACTTTATAACCTCTAAAAAGTTTTTTGCACGCAATAATCTTACTGCTGCACCCCAAGTGGCATCAAATAACATGTCTATTTGTTGGTTTCGCTTGTCATATCCAAAATAAAATAGATAGGACCCGAACGAACTTTTCCTCTCTCATCAAACATGAGAATGTTTCTTAACATCGTTTCCAGGTCAGGAAATGCAACCAACAAATTGACTGCACAAGGAAAAAGAGAAGCAAACTACTAACCCCTCACTAATATAAAACTCCTCTGTATTAAAAAGGAGTACAAGAAATAATAAGAGCGGGGGAACTTACAAACAAGTCCTGTGTTGTCAATATTGTGTCtattacacacttcaaaatcatTTAGATTAGCACCATCAGCATCCACTCTCTGACTGCATTCAGTTTCAAGTATTGTCAAGCAACATAAATATAGTCGactgctttttttttcctttttttttggtggccAATGAAACAAAAACCACTGCTAAAATTGATcaaggatcaattaaaactatCTGCCAGCCCAATTTTTCAGccaaaaaatctttttttttccggaagAAGAACAAAATTGTGAATTTAAATAAAAGTTGGAAGCACACCTGCAACCAATACAGAAATGAATTGACTAAATTAAAGTTCCAGAGTATGAGCTTACTATAGAAGAATGTTGAGAGAATTATGATGAATAGGCAATTTATAAGAAAAGCAAGCAACTCTTGAGCTGCCGAATTGATTTTTTGAGGTTGAAGTATCCGACTTTTCTTCGGATGGGTCATCTATAACATGGTAAGCAATCAAATTGAACCCGCGACTCGCCTTTCTGGATACCCGGTTTTGATCCAGTTCTGATTGCTCATCTGCAAGGTTTCTCAGCGCCAACAAATTCAAGATTCAGtttttgcagcccaataaccaataaatggaaaagcatctttctttttttcaactTTCGACTTAattccttttcctttgtttttcttttctttttttttttgggagaagaaaagagggaaAGGGGGCGGGGGGTGGTTGGAGGTTAAGGACCTACCTGGTGAAGATGAATGTCTGCGCAGGAGGGCTCGACGAAGGATTCCCCATCGCAGGGACGAAGCATTTGGCTCTGAGATTTTGTCGGCAGTAGTATTGGCTTCCATAGCTGCACAGATTTTCTTATGGAGAATAAATGggtaattaactaactaattatcaccatttaaaagggtttattaaCTAAGCACGATTTCGCTGTTAATTAATTGCCCTATTCCTTTTACTACGTTGTAACAAGAAACGTTTGTACTCCCTTAGCAACCTCCCATTAGGTCTATTGCTAGCATCATGGAAGCCGTCGCAATTGCTACCAATTATATGTTACCATTTAATTCTGCAAAATTGTTTCATCAGTCCAGTCTCCAGTCCCATGGAATTAACTGGAGGCATTCGTACTAATCACATATCATGGCTGAAGATTGGTCAAGCCGAACTGACCTAATACGTTCTCTTTCGGAGCGAGGTGATTTTGTGACGTCCTTTTTCTGCACTGGACGGGGCTTTTTCCCCCGGATCACCTCCAATGATTAAGTTAGTTCACTGGGAAATAAATAATGGGAGTAGAAATAGTGGAATTCTTACTTTTtctcctccttttctgaatgaGAGAGAGTAGTATTTACAGGGACAAGTTGGAGGAAGGAATAGTAGGCTTCAACTTCTTAGGACTTGGCAGGGATTGAACATGTTCAATTTGATTTGACAGGACGTAGCAGTAGACAGGTCCCGTCAGATGTCTTGTCCGTAATGTAGGTGTCAGGTTTTCCGATAAGACCTCGGATGTCGTATCAAGCACAGCACCGATATGAGGTACCGGTGGATGTGGGAGTCACCTCGATTATCCACATGCGATGTCCAGCCGAGGTGACTAAAACTGGTGGCGACCCGTCCTAAATAATAAAGGGTTGAGTTCGTTATGGGCGAGTCGGAATGGTCATCCTCAATGGCCATTAATTTTATTTACTGTAGTCTTTGACCCTCTCTCGtgaaaaggataaaaaagatcgactgctttttttttttttataaatattttttggggTTAATTACTGAATTTCTTTCTTGATCTTGGTTGGATCTTTGGGACGAAAACGAAGTAGCTCTAAACTGCAcgtcttgtttcttgaaaactAACTAACTAGTAAGTACTAATTTTTTCAGATGCTCCCACGCCCTTCATGAATGCTCGAGATATTTACAAACCTAATTCGAACAAGTCAGATTTTCTTGGCGTTTTTGCATTTTGCGCCACAGAGTTACCATCCATATCATCATTCGGGAAAATGTTATAAGACTTGCCTCTGTTTAGATATTGTAATCCATGATTGATATTCTAATTAATTGATTAATATTTATCAACGATTGATTAGTATCTCCCTATTAATGATGATTACTTGGCTTCTTTTGTAGATATTTCAATCAATTACTCAAAAACATTGTTCTCAATTATGATTTACGGTAACATTTTTTTTGATGGAAGGAAACCTAGGAATATGATACTTGCCACTAAGAGTCTGGCCTATGTAAATAGGAGGTAATAATCCACCTATTCCATGTTTTTTTCTGGTAAGACATAAGCTAGCTTTCTTTGTTATGCTATGCTATTATAGAGAAGAAGGAGACAGAGAAAAGAGGCATATTTGGCGACAGTGGTGAAAGGTAATTTTGTTGATATTTTGCTGCTTACTACATATTTGTGTACATTTTATATAACAATTGTATCTAGGAAAAAGGCAAAGGATCCTAGGAATGCACAATAATGATAAAATGCCTGAAAACTATATCAATATCTACAAAAATTGAAGTTACCGGTTCTACGAGAGGCAAATAAGGACGTCAAATTTGTCAATTTTCCAGGAAACATTCATATCCCAGTTTTTCTCTGTC
This sequence is a window from Coffea eugenioides isolate CCC68of chromosome 7, Ceug_1.0, whole genome shotgun sequence. Protein-coding genes within it:
- the LOC113778235 gene encoding calmodulin-lysine N-methyltransferase is translated as MEANTTADKISEPNASSLRWGILRRALLRRHSSSPDEQSELDQNRVSRKASRGFNLIAYHVIDDPSEEKSDTSTSKNQFGSSRVACFSYKLPIHHNSLNILLYQRVDADGANLNDFEVCNRHNIDNTGLVCQWPSEDVLAYYCLSNADKFRCKKVIELGSGYGLAGLVIAAVTQATEVIISDGNPQVFNYIQRSIDANSGAFGDSIVKPMVLHWNHDKLEDFSNSFDIIVASDCTFFREFHKDLARTIRTLLRKEKPSEAILFSPRRGDSLDKFILEIEDSGLHYNIIEMYDSEVWRRHQKFVEGDDSWPNYEKDHCYPLLVNITQ